A part of Verrucomicrobiales bacterium genomic DNA contains:
- a CDS encoding DUF167 domain-containing protein, with the protein MSLPTWITSNATGVSLNLKVQPRASSNGVGPAVGDQLKIKVTAPPVDAAANEAVVELLADLLDCSRGSIQILRGQTSRNKVLKVHGLEARVVAERLTRVAGKG; encoded by the coding sequence ATGTCTTTGCCGACCTGGATCACCTCAAATGCCACAGGCGTCTCGCTGAACCTCAAGGTTCAGCCACGCGCTTCCTCCAATGGGGTGGGACCGGCAGTGGGGGATCAGCTGAAGATCAAAGTCACCGCACCACCGGTGGACGCCGCCGCCAATGAAGCGGTGGTGGAACTGCTGGCCGACCTGCTGGACTGCTCCCGAGGATCCATCCAGATCCTGCGCGGCCAGACTTCCCGCAATAAAGTCCTGAAGGTCCACGGGCTGGAGGCCCGGGTGGTGGCCGAGCGCCTGACTCGTGTCGCGGGCAAAGGCTAA
- a CDS encoding methionyl-tRNA formyltransferase, producing MLRIVFIGTAELAVASLNALRRQPGFEIPLVVTQPDRPQGRKLQLKPTPVKAAALEAGLTVFQPEKIRTEDSLQVIRDAKPDLLVVAAYGQILPKTLLDLPRWGCLNVHTSLLPKYRGAAPIQWSILNGDEQTGVTLMQMDPGLDTGPILTHQATPISDTDDALSLHDRLAQIGSELLIRTIPAWVAGELKPQPQSEEGTCYARKIEKQDGLLDWKLPAKTLWNRVRGLVPWPGAFCLRPDGTESRVLKVWEAAPDVSATPGEIGEVLQADAAGIRVRCGEGSLRLLALQRDGGKRLSAREFLAGQPIQVGERWGSVNQHREQAPEQ from the coding sequence ATGCTCCGGATCGTTTTCATAGGCACCGCCGAACTCGCAGTCGCCAGCCTGAATGCCCTGCGCCGTCAACCTGGCTTTGAGATCCCGTTGGTGGTGACCCAACCCGATCGCCCCCAGGGTCGCAAGCTTCAGCTCAAACCAACCCCCGTCAAGGCGGCAGCCTTGGAAGCTGGACTCACCGTATTTCAGCCGGAAAAGATCCGGACCGAAGACTCTCTCCAGGTCATTCGCGACGCCAAGCCTGACCTCCTGGTGGTAGCCGCCTATGGCCAGATCTTGCCGAAGACTCTGCTCGACCTCCCGCGCTGGGGTTGTCTCAATGTTCACACGTCACTCCTCCCCAAGTATCGCGGCGCCGCTCCGATTCAGTGGTCGATTCTCAATGGAGACGAGCAGACCGGCGTCACTCTCATGCAAATGGATCCCGGACTGGACACCGGACCGATTCTCACCCACCAAGCCACGCCTATTTCCGACACCGACGATGCCCTCTCGCTCCACGACCGCCTGGCGCAGATCGGCAGCGAGCTCCTCATCCGCACCATCCCCGCTTGGGTGGCCGGGGAGTTGAAACCCCAACCTCAATCGGAGGAAGGCACCTGTTATGCCCGCAAGATCGAGAAACAGGATGGACTGCTCGATTGGAAGCTGCCGGCCAAGACGCTCTGGAATCGGGTCCGCGGACTCGTTCCCTGGCCAGGAGCGTTTTGCCTGCGTCCTGACGGGACGGAAAGCCGGGTGCTGAAAGTGTGGGAAGCGGCACCAGACGTGAGCGCCACTCCGGGCGAAATCGGGGAGGTGCTCCAGGCGGACGCCGCCGGGATCCGGGTGCGCTGCGGAGAAGGTTCTTTGCGCCTCCTGGCCCTCCAACGCGACGGAGGCAAACGATTATCCGCTCGGGAGTTCCTGGCCGGCCAGCCCATTCAAGTTGGGGAGCGATGGGGATCAGTGAATCAGCACCGCGAACAAGCCCCAGAGCAGTAG